A region of Subdoligranulum variabile DNA encodes the following proteins:
- a CDS encoding TrmH family RNA methyltransferase has translation MRTDLISSRENPKIKYACSVRDSEKQRAADGLFFAEGPKLCLELAKSCTPRTAYATEAALAKTPALASLNPMPVAPHVAEKLAGTKSSQGVFVLFETPQTDPALLDSARRILALEGVQDPGNVGTLLRSAAAFGFDAVVLGPGCAAPFSPKTLRSSMGAAGRLPVVHTENLPGTLHRLRERGVTCLAAALYHSRPLDEEGRDFPAGVCVVIGSEGQGLTDETVQACDAAVRIPMTDRVESLNAGVAGSVLLWHFRGV, from the coding sequence ATGCGAACTGACTTGATTTCCAGCCGCGAAAACCCTAAAATCAAATACGCATGTTCTGTGCGCGATTCCGAGAAGCAGCGCGCCGCCGACGGCCTGTTCTTTGCGGAAGGCCCCAAGCTCTGCCTGGAACTGGCCAAGAGCTGCACGCCCCGCACGGCCTATGCCACCGAGGCGGCGCTGGCCAAAACGCCGGCGCTGGCATCCCTGAACCCCATGCCGGTGGCGCCCCATGTGGCGGAAAAACTGGCCGGGACCAAATCCAGCCAGGGCGTTTTTGTGCTGTTTGAAACCCCGCAGACCGACCCGGCCCTGCTGGACAGCGCCCGGCGGATCCTGGCCCTGGAGGGGGTGCAGGACCCCGGCAATGTGGGCACCCTGCTGCGCAGTGCCGCAGCCTTCGGCTTTGATGCCGTGGTGCTGGGCCCGGGCTGTGCGGCACCCTTTTCGCCCAAGACGCTGCGCTCTTCCATGGGCGCGGCCGGGCGGCTGCCGGTGGTCCACACCGAAAATCTGCCCGGCACCCTGCACAGACTGCGGGAACGGGGCGTGACCTGCCTGGCGGCGGCCCTCTACCATTCCCGTCCGCTGGACGAGGAGGGCCGGGATTTCCCCGCCGGTGTCTGCGTGGTCATCGGCAGCGAGGGCCAGGGTCTGACCGACGAGACGGTACAGGCCTGCGACGCGGCGGTGCGCATCCCCATGACCGACCGGGTGGAAAGCCTGAACGCCGGTGTGGCGGGCAGCGTACTGCTGTGGCATTTCCGCGGGGTGTAA
- the plsX gene encoding phosphate acyltransferase PlsX produces MKILIDAMGGDNAPLCVLQGAAQAAAEFGDGMTLALLGDEKAIRDCAAENKIDLTPFEIIPCSEVVDMHDDPVKAARHKTDSSMIKGLTMLKNGEGDAFVSAGSTGALHVGTSLIVRTLKGIKRPALATPMPGAKQNFLLLDCGANAECRPDMLNAFGTMGSVYAEKVMGRKDPQVALVNNGAEDTKGTPTYREAHQLLKANPCIHFAGNIEPRYILDGEVDVVVCDGFVGNVVLKLTEGVAKTLLGMLKQVFLKNLITKLSYLGIKGGLSEIKRMMDSEEVGGAPLLGAAKPVIKAHGSSKAKGIKNAIRQAKTCVANDLCGTMQTALNALETKPQA; encoded by the coding sequence ATGAAAATTCTGATTGACGCCATGGGCGGCGACAACGCCCCGCTGTGTGTGCTGCAGGGCGCGGCCCAGGCTGCGGCCGAATTCGGTGATGGCATGACGCTGGCGCTGCTGGGCGACGAGAAAGCCATCCGGGACTGCGCCGCCGAAAACAAGATCGACCTGACGCCCTTTGAGATCATTCCCTGCTCCGAAGTGGTGGACATGCACGACGATCCCGTCAAGGCGGCCCGCCACAAGACGGATTCCAGCATGATCAAGGGCCTGACCATGCTCAAGAACGGCGAGGGCGACGCCTTTGTCTCCGCCGGTTCCACCGGTGCGCTGCACGTGGGCACCAGCCTCATCGTGCGCACCCTCAAGGGCATCAAGCGCCCGGCCCTGGCCACCCCCATGCCCGGCGCCAAGCAGAATTTCCTGCTGCTGGACTGCGGTGCCAACGCCGAGTGCCGCCCCGACATGCTCAACGCCTTCGGCACCATGGGCAGCGTCTATGCCGAAAAGGTCATGGGCCGCAAGGACCCCCAGGTGGCGCTGGTGAACAACGGCGCCGAGGACACCAAGGGCACCCCCACCTACCGGGAGGCCCACCAGCTGCTCAAGGCGAATCCCTGCATCCATTTTGCGGGCAACATCGAGCCCCGCTACATCCTGGACGGGGAAGTGGACGTCGTCGTCTGCGACGGTTTCGTGGGCAACGTGGTCCTCAAACTCACCGAGGGCGTGGCCAAGACGCTGCTGGGCATGCTCAAGCAGGTTTTTTTGAAGAATCTCATCACCAAGCTCAGCTATCTGGGCATCAAAGGCGGGCTCTCCGAGATCAAGCGGATGATGGACTCCGAGGAGGTGGGCGGCGCGCCGCTGCTGGGCGCCGCCAAGCCGGTGATCAAGGCCCACGGTTCCAGCAAGGCCAAGGGCATCAAGAACGCCATCCGCCAGGCCAAGACCTGTGTGGCCAACGACCTGTGCGGCACCATGCAGACCGCCCTCAACGCGCTGGAAACCAAACCCCAGGCATAA
- the dprA gene encoding DNA-processing protein DprA — protein MDKTLAWLWLADAVGSACQYARELLDLWPDPEELYESLRSGMVAPPFCLSDGAARQLLDTTPFDYEERLDHCLLSGIEILTPDDAFYPARLREIPDLPLVLYVTGDKACLNGHRYAGMVGTRRPSAYGRQAAYDLSLGAAKEGIVIVSGLADGLDSEGHRAAVAAGTPTIAFLGTAIDKTYPAANGPLRRQIEEGGGAVCSEYPPHYKGKTTGTFLARNRLIAAQAEVVCVAEARLRSGTLNTVHHAEGYGRPVLAVPGSIYSAMSRGTNELLRTHRAEPLCEAADIVRQLGLAAGAEEKEPAEFSPASVSADARAVYAKLGPTAQGIDALCAATGLPANRVLAACTELELFGGAQAQPGRRYIAL, from the coding sequence ATGGACAAGACACTTGCCTGGCTGTGGCTGGCCGACGCCGTCGGCTCTGCCTGCCAGTATGCCCGGGAGCTGCTGGACCTCTGGCCTGACCCGGAAGAACTCTATGAATCGCTGCGTTCCGGCATGGTAGCACCGCCTTTCTGTCTCAGCGACGGAGCGGCCCGCCAGCTGCTGGATACCACCCCCTTTGATTACGAAGAACGGCTGGATCACTGCCTGTTGTCGGGCATCGAGATCCTGACCCCCGACGACGCCTTTTATCCCGCCCGCCTGCGGGAGATCCCCGACCTGCCGCTGGTCCTCTACGTCACCGGCGACAAGGCCTGCCTCAACGGGCACCGCTATGCGGGCATGGTGGGCACCCGGCGACCCAGCGCCTACGGGCGGCAGGCCGCCTATGACCTGTCCCTGGGGGCGGCGAAAGAGGGAATCGTCATCGTCAGCGGTCTGGCCGACGGGCTGGACAGCGAGGGCCACCGCGCCGCCGTGGCGGCGGGCACGCCCACCATTGCCTTTCTCGGCACCGCCATCGACAAGACCTACCCGGCGGCCAACGGACCGCTGCGCCGTCAGATTGAGGAGGGCGGCGGCGCCGTCTGCAGTGAATATCCGCCCCACTACAAGGGCAAAACAACGGGGACCTTTCTGGCGCGCAACCGGCTCATCGCGGCCCAGGCCGAGGTGGTCTGCGTGGCGGAAGCCCGGCTGCGCAGCGGCACCCTGAACACGGTGCACCACGCCGAGGGTTACGGCCGTCCGGTGCTGGCGGTGCCGGGCAGCATCTACAGCGCCATGAGCCGCGGTACCAACGAACTGCTGCGCACCCACCGGGCGGAGCCGCTGTGCGAGGCGGCGGATATTGTACGGCAGCTGGGTCTTGCGGCCGGAGCGGAAGAAAAGGAACCGGCCGAGTTCTCGCCGGCGTCGGTGAGTGCCGATGCCCGGGCGGTCTACGCAAAACTCGGCCCCACTGCCCAGGGCATCGACGCCCTGTGTGCGGCCACCGGCCTGCCCGCCAACCGGGTGCTGGCGGCCTGTACCGAACTGGAGCTTTTCGGCGGCGCCCAGGCGCAGCCGGGCCGGCGGTACATCGCTTTATAA
- the rnc gene encoding ribonuclease III yields the protein MATHKPEELQEVLHYQFKNPALLRIALTHTSYANESKVPTTHNERLEFLGDSVLSVVAADYLFHQSDRPEGELTRMRASLVSEDALFQFAQEIRLGDYLRLGHGEDLGGGRNRPSVVSDAFEAVIAALYLDGGLEVARSFILPFLSEGKTAEEDYKTRLQEVVQQNPSARLRYEVEGETGPDHAKQFTVAVYCDDKRLAEGVGRSKKAAEQHAAKQALDRLQSKR from the coding sequence GTGGCTACGCATAAACCCGAAGAACTGCAGGAAGTTCTCCACTATCAGTTCAAGAATCCCGCGCTGCTGCGCATCGCCCTGACCCATACCAGCTACGCCAACGAGAGCAAGGTCCCCACCACCCACAATGAGCGGCTGGAGTTTCTGGGGGACAGTGTGCTGTCGGTGGTGGCGGCGGATTATCTGTTCCACCAGTCCGACCGGCCCGAGGGCGAGCTGACCCGGATGCGGGCCAGCCTGGTCAGCGAGGATGCCCTCTTCCAGTTCGCCCAGGAGATCCGCCTGGGTGACTACCTGCGCCTGGGCCATGGCGAGGACCTGGGGGGCGGCCGCAACCGCCCCAGCGTGGTGTCCGACGCCTTCGAGGCGGTCATCGCCGCGCTCTATCTGGACGGCGGGCTGGAAGTGGCCCGCAGCTTCATTCTGCCCTTCCTCAGCGAGGGCAAGACCGCCGAGGAAGACTACAAGACCCGCCTGCAGGAAGTGGTGCAGCAGAACCCCAGCGCCCGCCTGCGCTATGAGGTGGAGGGCGAGACCGGCCCCGACCATGCCAAGCAGTTCACCGTCGCCGTCTACTGCGACGACAAGCGGCTGGCCGAAGGGGTGGGCCGCAGCAAGAAGGCGGCCGAACAGCATGCCGCCAAGCAGGCGCTGGACCGCCTGCAGTCCAAACGCTAA
- the topA gene encoding type I DNA topoisomerase, with product MAKLVIVESPAKAKTIGKYLGRNYKVTASMGHVRDLPASQLGIDVEHGYTPKYITIKGKQKLVKELKAEAKKADGVLLATDPDREGEAISWHLANILGLDPSAPNRVTFDEITKKGVQEGMAHPRAINMDLFNAQQARRELDRLVGYKLSPFLWRKVRRGLSAGRVQSVAVRLIRDREIEIENFKPDEYWNIDATLHPQGSRSHFVARLTAGADGKKLTVTNKEQADAIVASLDGKDYVISKLEKGKRRRQPAPPFITSTLQQDASRAYGFSATRTMRAAQTLYEGVDIAGHGTVGLITYMRTDSLRIADEAAAAAKQFIAGRWGDNYVCKTQRKWKSRSATAAQDAHEAIRPSMPDLTPDEVEQSISGDTAKLYRLIWSRFMASQMADCVQDTVSVTITAGDYLFRASGFRVAFDGFTALYEESTDDKQKKETALPELEQGQTLQLKSLTADQKFTQPPPLYTEATLIHALEENGIGRPSTYAPIITTIVDRGYVEKDQKKLKTTPLGQAVNQVMMEQFPAIVDVKFSADMEKKLDVVEAGQADWVQTVDEFYQGFAKSLETAEKNMEGKRVKVEDIPTDEICEKCGRPMVIKSGRYGKFVACSGFPECRNAHPLVKDTGGLCPLCGGHMLVRKSAKGRIYYGCSNYPKCNFMTWDEPVAEKCPQCGSTLFKKKGQLYCAKEGCDFVKPMEKK from the coding sequence ATGGCAAAACTGGTCATTGTGGAATCGCCCGCCAAGGCAAAAACCATCGGCAAGTATCTGGGGCGAAACTATAAAGTCACCGCCAGCATGGGCCACGTGCGCGACCTGCCGGCGAGCCAGCTTGGCATCGACGTCGAGCACGGATACACCCCCAAATATATCACCATCAAGGGCAAGCAGAAGCTGGTCAAGGAGCTGAAAGCCGAGGCCAAAAAGGCGGACGGCGTGCTGCTGGCCACCGACCCGGACCGGGAAGGCGAAGCCATCAGCTGGCATCTGGCCAACATCCTGGGTCTGGACCCGTCGGCGCCCAACCGGGTGACCTTTGACGAGATCACCAAAAAGGGCGTCCAGGAGGGCATGGCCCATCCCCGGGCCATCAACATGGACCTCTTCAACGCCCAGCAGGCCCGGCGAGAGCTGGACCGTCTGGTGGGCTACAAGCTCAGCCCCTTCCTCTGGCGCAAGGTGCGCCGGGGGCTTTCCGCCGGCCGGGTACAGAGCGTGGCCGTGCGGCTCATCCGCGACCGGGAGATCGAGATCGAAAACTTCAAGCCCGACGAATACTGGAACATCGATGCCACCCTGCATCCCCAGGGCAGCCGCAGCCACTTTGTGGCGCGGCTCACCGCCGGAGCGGACGGCAAAAAGCTGACCGTCACCAACAAGGAACAGGCCGACGCCATCGTAGCCTCCCTGGACGGCAAGGACTACGTCATCTCCAAGCTGGAAAAGGGCAAGCGCCGCCGTCAGCCCGCGCCGCCCTTCATCACCTCCACCCTGCAGCAGGACGCCAGCCGCGCCTACGGTTTCTCGGCTACCCGCACCATGCGGGCTGCCCAGACCCTCTACGAAGGCGTGGACATCGCCGGGCACGGTACCGTGGGTCTGATCACCTACATGCGTACCGACAGCCTGCGCATCGCCGACGAGGCCGCCGCCGCTGCCAAGCAGTTCATCGCGGGCCGCTGGGGGGATAACTACGTCTGCAAGACCCAACGCAAGTGGAAATCCCGCTCCGCCACCGCGGCCCAGGACGCCCACGAAGCCATCCGTCCCTCCATGCCGGACCTGACCCCCGACGAGGTGGAGCAGAGCATCAGCGGCGACACCGCCAAGCTCTACCGGCTGATCTGGAGCCGTTTCATGGCCAGCCAGATGGCGGATTGCGTGCAGGATACCGTGTCGGTGACCATCACGGCGGGGGATTACCTCTTCCGCGCCTCGGGCTTCCGGGTGGCCTTCGACGGCTTCACGGCCCTCTATGAGGAGTCCACCGACGACAAGCAGAAAAAGGAGACCGCCCTGCCCGAACTGGAACAGGGCCAGACCCTCCAGCTGAAATCCCTGACGGCGGACCAGAAATTCACCCAGCCGCCGCCGCTCTACACCGAAGCCACCCTCATCCACGCCCTGGAGGAAAACGGCATCGGCCGTCCTTCCACCTACGCGCCCATCATCACGACGATTGTGGACCGCGGCTATGTGGAAAAGGACCAGAAAAAGCTCAAGACCACGCCGCTGGGCCAGGCGGTGAACCAGGTCATGATGGAGCAGTTCCCGGCCATTGTGGACGTGAAATTCAGTGCCGACATGGAGAAAAAGCTGGACGTGGTGGAAGCCGGCCAGGCGGACTGGGTCCAGACGGTGGACGAATTCTACCAGGGCTTTGCCAAGAGCCTGGAGACCGCCGAAAAGAACATGGAGGGCAAGCGGGTCAAGGTGGAGGATATCCCCACCGACGAGATCTGTGAAAAGTGCGGCCGTCCCATGGTCATCAAGTCGGGCCGGTACGGCAAGTTCGTGGCCTGTTCCGGCTTCCCGGAGTGCCGCAACGCCCACCCGCTGGTCAAGGACACCGGCGGGCTCTGCCCGCTGTGCGGCGGCCACATGCTGGTGCGCAAGAGCGCCAAGGGCCGCATCTACTACGGCTGCAGCAATTACCCTAAGTGCAACTTCATGACCTGGGACGAGCCGGTGGCGGAAAAATGCCCCCAGTGCGGCAGCACCCTGTTCAAGAAGAAGGGCCAGCTCTACTGCGCCAAGGAAGGCTGCGATTTCGTCAAGCCGATGGAAAAGAAATAA
- the trmFO gene encoding methylenetetrahydrofolate--tRNA-(uracil(54)-C(5))-methyltransferase (FADH(2)-oxidizing) TrmFO, translated as MQCKIIGAGLAGCEAALWLADAGVQVDLYEQKPGKFSPAHKSEGFAELICSNSLKAERPDSASGLLKLEMRAMGSHLLPAAETARVAAGGALAVDRDVFSAAVTNQVERHPNITIHREEVTALDESVPVLVASGPLTEGALAEAIAALTGNHRLSFYDAVAPIVTAESLDYDKVFAASRYGRGEADYLNCPFNKEEYEAFHAALIAAERAPLHDFDGDLTVYEGCMPIEVMAARGADTIRFGPLRPVGLRDPRTGHRPWANVQLRAENTARTLYNLVGFQTNLKWGEQKRVFSMIPGLEHAEFVRYGVMHRNTFLESPRVLTARQYLKEHPNVFFAGQITGFEGYMESAASGLLAARQILARLQGRELPPPPPETMCGALLQYITTPNKDFQPMGANMGILPRTPEIDAIRDKRERYAALSETAQRAMQAWVEEDVQ; from the coding sequence ATGCAATGTAAGATCATTGGGGCCGGTCTGGCCGGGTGCGAAGCCGCACTCTGGCTGGCCGACGCCGGGGTGCAGGTGGACCTGTACGAGCAGAAACCCGGCAAGTTTTCCCCCGCCCATAAAAGCGAAGGTTTTGCCGAGCTGATCTGCTCCAACTCGCTGAAAGCCGAGCGCCCCGATTCGGCGTCCGGTCTGCTGAAACTGGAGATGCGCGCCATGGGCAGCCACCTGCTACCCGCCGCCGAGACCGCCCGGGTGGCGGCCGGCGGCGCCCTGGCGGTGGACCGGGATGTCTTTTCGGCCGCCGTCACCAACCAGGTGGAGCGCCACCCCAACATCACGATCCACCGGGAGGAAGTCACCGCCCTGGACGAGAGTGTCCCGGTGCTGGTGGCCTCCGGCCCCCTCACCGAGGGGGCCCTGGCCGAGGCCATCGCGGCCCTCACCGGCAACCACCGGCTGAGCTTCTACGACGCCGTGGCGCCCATCGTCACGGCGGAAAGCCTTGATTACGACAAGGTGTTCGCCGCCTCCCGCTACGGCCGCGGCGAAGCCGACTACTTAAACTGCCCCTTCAACAAGGAGGAGTACGAGGCCTTCCACGCAGCGCTCATCGCCGCCGAGCGGGCCCCGCTCCATGATTTTGACGGCGACCTGACGGTGTACGAGGGCTGCATGCCCATCGAGGTCATGGCCGCCCGCGGCGCCGATACCATCCGCTTCGGCCCGCTGCGCCCGGTGGGCCTGCGGGACCCCCGCACCGGCCACCGTCCCTGGGCCAACGTCCAGCTCCGGGCCGAGAACACCGCCCGTACCCTCTACAATCTGGTGGGCTTCCAGACCAACCTCAAGTGGGGTGAACAGAAGCGGGTCTTCTCGATGATTCCGGGGCTGGAACACGCCGAGTTCGTGCGCTACGGCGTCATGCACCGCAACACCTTCCTGGAAAGCCCCAGAGTGCTGACAGCCCGGCAATACCTGAAAGAACATCCCAACGTATTTTTTGCTGGGCAGATCACCGGCTTTGAGGGCTATATGGAGAGTGCGGCCAGCGGTCTGTTGGCGGCGCGGCAGATTCTGGCGCGGCTCCAGGGCCGCGAACTGCCGCCGCCCCCGCCGGAAACGATGTGCGGCGCGCTGCTGCAGTATATCACCACCCCCAACAAGGACTTCCAGCCGATGGGCGCGAACATGGGCATTCTGCCCCGCACGCCGGAGATCGACGCCATCCGCGATAAGCGGGAACGCTATGCCGCCCTTTCCGAGACGGCGCAACGGGCCATGCAGGCCTGGGTAGAGGAGGACGTACAATGA
- the smc gene encoding chromosome segregation protein SMC, which yields MRLKELEIQGFKSFPDRTKITIGNGITGVVGPNGSGKSNISDSIRWVLGETSSKQLRGSGKMEDVIFGGTQTRGAMGYASVVLTIDNSDHGLDMDADEVTIGRRYYRSGESEYSINGQNVRLKDVYELLLDTGLGRDGYAIVGQGRIAEIVGAKSGERREIFEEASGIAKYRYRKNEAERRLAAAEGNLERLRDILGELEKRVGPLKRDSEKAQQFLELSATRKSLEVTLWVDAIRRANESLRDQQRKYEAAQADYERLSRQLDEFDAKSNALREQAQGYVLQVEQANADIRAITEANAGSESQVAVLKNESEHSRFRIDEATSELERAGQGRQSIEKEAAEHRAAIEKLQTGLAELDAGIAALRESLRSLEEKAAASGQRRDVIDAAMARLQDTATSAKVRIAAAQTAADAADARRTEAEHQVQEARTSAANAEKEKAQAARRLQEAEEAVTRNDNIKAGLKLKLESRRRQQAEAADALQKADKERSNASQRIHILEDLERNMDGYQQSVKSVMRAAGGRRLRGIIGPVAGILTVQKGYEVAIETALSFALQNIVVEDQGCARAAIAFLKEERAGRATFLPLDTVQGSRFNGRLTGTAEVAADLVTTDPKYQHIIDNLLGRIIVVEDLAEASAVAKNLGYRNRIVTLDGQVINAGGSFTGGSTARSVGVFSRKQELDELRKKLTKLNEKHAEAEKELAVRKAEVDNLSAQLSGAEAEGMTAASERLRASLDLDRLNGAVAQYGETLRTLQQEVEAQQQARAASEAEYAAAEADRQKAEAELEQYAAELAQLGESTGSLSAERESITQQLSQKQMQRLADEKDISLHEASLESLESRTGETEARVRELQSAIQAAKAQIEANRLKIAEIERTRGENQQKIAAAEEIIRTANAARMETESASAKLAQENRTLTDEREKMSGEMARLAERRTAAENELNDTNTKLWEEYQLTDTEAKALCVPFESLTELRRQVAETRSKIRALGNVNVGAIDEYKEVKERYDFLKAQVTDVEKAKAELTRMIAELCSEMEELFTTSFKEINRHFGHIFRELFGGGHARLYLSDENNVLESGIEIEVSPPGKVIKNLSALSGGEQALVAISIYFAILNVNPAPFCILDEIEAALDDVNVNRYAQYLRRMTEHTQFIVITHRRGTMEAADVLYGVTMQEDGVSKILRLDLENVSADLIS from the coding sequence ATGCGCCTGAAAGAACTGGAAATCCAGGGCTTCAAGTCCTTTCCCGACCGTACCAAAATCACCATCGGCAACGGCATCACCGGCGTGGTGGGCCCCAACGGTTCGGGCAAATCCAATATCTCCGACTCCATCCGCTGGGTGCTGGGCGAGACCAGCTCCAAGCAGCTGCGCGGCTCCGGCAAGATGGAGGATGTCATCTTCGGCGGTACCCAGACCCGGGGGGCCATGGGCTATGCCTCGGTGGTGCTGACCATCGACAACAGCGACCACGGCCTGGACATGGACGCCGACGAAGTGACCATCGGCCGCCGGTACTACCGCAGCGGCGAAAGTGAATATTCCATCAACGGCCAGAACGTCCGCCTGAAGGACGTCTACGAACTGCTGCTGGACACCGGTCTTGGCCGGGACGGCTACGCCATCGTCGGTCAGGGCCGCATTGCCGAGATCGTGGGTGCCAAGTCCGGCGAACGGCGGGAGATCTTCGAGGAAGCCTCCGGCATCGCCAAGTACCGCTACCGCAAAAACGAGGCGGAGCGCCGTCTGGCCGCCGCCGAGGGCAACCTGGAACGCCTGCGGGACATCCTGGGCGAACTGGAAAAGCGGGTAGGCCCCCTGAAACGGGACAGCGAAAAAGCCCAGCAGTTCCTGGAACTGTCGGCCACCCGCAAGAGCCTGGAAGTGACGCTGTGGGTGGACGCCATCCGCCGCGCCAATGAGTCCCTGCGGGACCAGCAGCGCAAGTACGAGGCCGCCCAGGCCGACTACGAGCGGCTGAGCCGCCAGCTGGACGAGTTCGACGCCAAGAGCAATGCCCTGCGGGAACAGGCCCAGGGCTATGTGCTCCAGGTGGAGCAGGCCAACGCCGACATCCGCGCCATCACCGAAGCCAACGCCGGCAGCGAGAGCCAGGTGGCCGTTCTCAAGAACGAGAGCGAGCACAGCCGGTTCCGCATCGACGAGGCTACCTCGGAACTGGAGCGGGCCGGACAGGGCCGCCAGAGCATCGAGAAGGAGGCCGCCGAACACCGCGCCGCCATCGAGAAGCTGCAGACCGGCCTGGCCGAGCTGGATGCGGGCATCGCCGCCCTGCGGGAGAGCCTGCGCTCCCTCGAAGAGAAGGCCGCCGCCAGCGGCCAGCGCCGGGACGTCATCGACGCGGCCATGGCCCGGCTGCAGGACACCGCCACCTCCGCCAAGGTACGCATCGCCGCCGCCCAGACGGCTGCCGATGCCGCCGATGCCCGGCGCACCGAAGCGGAGCACCAGGTGCAAGAGGCCCGGACCAGCGCCGCCAACGCCGAGAAGGAGAAGGCCCAGGCCGCCCGCCGTCTGCAGGAGGCCGAGGAGGCCGTCACCCGCAACGACAACATCAAGGCGGGCCTCAAACTCAAGCTGGAGAGCCGCCGCCGTCAGCAGGCGGAGGCCGCCGACGCCCTGCAGAAAGCCGACAAGGAGCGCTCCAACGCCTCCCAGCGCATCCATATCCTGGAAGACCTGGAACGCAACATGGACGGCTACCAGCAGAGCGTCAAGAGCGTCATGCGGGCCGCCGGCGGACGCCGGCTGCGGGGCATCATCGGTCCCGTGGCGGGCATCCTCACGGTGCAGAAAGGCTACGAGGTGGCCATTGAGACCGCCCTGAGCTTTGCGCTGCAGAATATCGTGGTGGAGGACCAGGGCTGCGCCCGGGCCGCCATCGCTTTCCTGAAAGAGGAGCGGGCGGGCCGCGCCACCTTCCTGCCGCTGGATACCGTCCAGGGCAGCCGGTTCAACGGCCGCCTCACCGGCACCGCCGAGGTGGCCGCCGACCTGGTCACCACCGATCCGAAATATCAGCATATCATCGACAATCTTCTCGGCCGCATCATCGTGGTGGAGGACCTCGCCGAGGCCTCCGCCGTGGCGAAGAACCTGGGCTACCGCAACCGCATCGTCACGCTGGACGGCCAGGTCATCAACGCCGGCGGTTCTTTCACCGGCGGTTCCACCGCCCGCAGCGTGGGTGTCTTCAGCCGCAAGCAGGAGCTGGACGAGCTGCGCAAAAAGCTCACCAAACTCAACGAAAAGCATGCCGAGGCCGAAAAGGAACTGGCCGTCCGCAAGGCGGAGGTGGATAACCTTTCCGCCCAGCTGTCCGGCGCCGAGGCCGAGGGCATGACCGCGGCCTCCGAGCGTCTGCGCGCCAGCCTGGACCTGGACCGCCTCAACGGGGCGGTGGCCCAGTACGGCGAGACGCTGCGCACCCTCCAGCAGGAAGTGGAAGCCCAGCAGCAGGCCCGCGCCGCCAGCGAGGCGGAGTATGCCGCCGCCGAGGCAGACCGCCAGAAAGCGGAGGCGGAACTGGAACAGTACGCCGCCGAGCTGGCCCAGCTGGGGGAGAGCACCGGCTCTCTCTCCGCCGAGCGGGAATCCATCACCCAGCAGCTCTCCCAGAAGCAGATGCAGCGGCTGGCCGACGAAAAGGACATCAGCCTCCACGAAGCCTCTCTGGAAAGTCTCGAGAGCCGCACCGGCGAGACCGAAGCCCGGGTGCGGGAACTGCAGTCCGCCATCCAGGCGGCCAAGGCCCAGATCGAGGCCAATCGGCTGAAGATCGCCGAGATCGAGCGCACCCGCGGGGAAAACCAGCAGAAGATCGCCGCCGCCGAGGAGATCATCCGCACGGCCAATGCAGCCCGGATGGAGACCGAGTCGGCCTCCGCCAAGCTGGCGCAGGAGAACCGCACCCTCACCGACGAGCGGGAGAAGATGAGCGGCGAAATGGCCCGGCTGGCCGAGCGCCGCACCGCCGCCGAGAATGAACTCAACGATACCAACACGAAACTCTGGGAGGAATACCAGCTCACCGATACCGAGGCCAAGGCTCTCTGCGTGCCCTTTGAATCGCTGACCGAGCTGCGCCGCCAGGTGGCGGAGACCCGCAGTAAGATCCGCGCCCTGGGCAACGTGAACGTGGGCGCCATCGACGAGTACAAGGAGGTCAAGGAGCGGTATGACTTCCTGAAAGCCCAGGTCACCGACGTGGAGAAGGCCAAGGCCGAACTCACCCGGATGATCGCCGAACTGTGCAGCGAGATGGAGGAACTGTTCACCACCTCGTTTAAAGAGATCAACCGCCACTTCGGCCATATCTTCCGGGAGCTGTTCGGCGGCGGCCACGCCCGGCTCTATCTCTCCGACGAAAACAACGTCCTGGAATCCGGCATCGAGATCGAAGTCTCGCCGCCGGGCAAGGTCATCAAGAACCTCAGCGCCCTGTCGGGCGGCGAGCAGGCCCTGGTGGCCATCTCCATCTATTTCGCCATCCTCAACGTCAACCCGGCGCCCTTCTGCATCCTGGACGAGATCGAAGCGGCCCTGGACGACGTCAACGTCAACCGCTACGCCCAGTATCTGCGCCGGATGACCGAGCACACCCAGTTCATCGTCATCACCCACCGCCGCGGCACCATGGAGGCCGCCGACGTCCTGTACGGTGTCACCATGCAGGAGGACGGTGTCTCCAAGATCCTGCGTCTCGACCTCGAGAATGTCAGTGCCGACCTGATCTCTTGA